The following nucleotide sequence is from Mucilaginibacter sp. cycad4.
AATATAACGCGCGGGCCTTTTTTCTTGCCGGTTTGTTCAATGATCCGGGCCAGTTCCACACCGCTTAGGTCGGCCATCCGGATGTCTAAAAATATCAATTGAAGGCCAGGTTGTTTATGAATAGCTTTTAGCGCTTCGATAGCGTTGCTAAATGTACCCTGTAAATTTAGAAATGGGGTTTGCTCAATGTAGGAGGCAATCAGTTTTAAAGCTATCGGTTCGTCGTCTACAGCTATGCAGTCAATTTTCATTTGAAACGGAAAGTTAAATTTACAATGAATTCCCTGATATTTGAGTCGCGGTTTACGGATAAGGTGTAGCGCCCGGGATATAACAGGTCGAGTCTTCTTTTAGTATTTACTATACCGATTCCATTACTATCTTCCATGTGAGCGGTTTGTTCTTCAAAAAGGGAATTCCTGATCTCCAGCTTCAACGTTTCGGCAGATTGGCTGATCTCTATATAAATGTAACTGGGGTGTACCCCGCTGATGCCATGTTTAAAAGCATTTTCAACAAATGGAAGGAAGAGCATGGGAGCTATTTCGTGATTTTTTAAGTTGACCTGTTTTTCAAAGATGATCTGTACATCATCGCTCAGCCTCAGCTTCATCAGCTTGATATAGTCCTCAATAAATTTGATCTCCTTTTCCAGGTCAGTCAAATCGTTCTTTGTTTCATAAATAACATACCGCATCATATGCGAAAGCGTGTAAACTGCATCTTTGGATGCCGCAGGGTTGCTATCAGCGAGCGCATAAATGGTATGCAGGATGTTAAAAAAGAAGTGCGGATTGATCTGCGCTTTTAAAAAAGAAAGTTCGGAGCTGATTTTTTCCTGTTCGGTAGTACGAAAGGCTTCCTGGTCGGCCTTGATCTTCCTGGAGACTGCGATGATTGTACTCACACCGAGTAAAACAAGTGCAGTTATAATAGTCCAATAGTTATAGGAATGGTTATCGTCAGATGATTTTTTACCCGGGTTTTTGTAAACTTTGGTAAATACGGCCTTCCAGCCGGTTACTTCATCTAACCAATTGTTTAAGTATACAACGGAGACGAGAATAGCTATCATCAAAAGAACAAATAATATAGCCTTGTTTTTGTAAATTAATTGGGGCGTAAAGTAAAACAGATTGGCATAGAATAATGTTGCCCATACCAAGTGTATCAATACCTGTTTGATCCAAAATTCACCCGGGAGTTTTAAGGGCCAGGATAATGGGAATAACATTAACGCTAATAAACAGGCCACTATATAAAAGTGAACTGAGAAAAAGATCTTCTTTAAGCCTGAAAAAGCCATATCGGGAATTTTACTATAAAAATAGCAGAAAAAAGTGCGTTTTGTTTCTCAGGCAAAACGCACCATACTGTATCAAATACAGT
It contains:
- a CDS encoding sensor histidine kinase — protein: MIAILVSVVYLNNWLDEVTGWKAVFTKVYKNPGKKSSDDNHSYNYWTIITALVLLGVSTIIAVSRKIKADQEAFRTTEQEKISSELSFLKAQINPHFFFNILHTIYALADSNPAASKDAVYTLSHMMRYVIYETKNDLTDLEKEIKFIEDYIKLMKLRLSDDVQIIFEKQVNLKNHEIAPMLFLPFVENAFKHGISGVHPSYIYIEISQSAETLKLEIRNSLFEEQTAHMEDSNGIGIVNTKRRLDLLYPGRYTLSVNRDSNIREFIVNLTFRFK